In the Plasmodium chabaudi chabaudi strain AS genome assembly, chromosome: 13 genome, one interval contains:
- a CDS encoding HSP90 co-chaperone p23, putative produces the protein MPLFPIVLWAQKKECIYLTIELQDAEDLKIDLKEDSLYFYGTKEKNEYEFNLNFLKPINVDESKYTTKRNIKFKIIKKEKERWKTINNDGKKHWIKCDWNSWVDTDEEDKTTEYDDMAMNSFGGMGGLPDMSQFGGMGGMGGMGGLGGMGGMGGLGGMGGMGDIDFSKLGNMGGDMSNLAGLGGMDQFKNMPNMNDDDSSSYGDDSSDEDDDEDDDTNKSDADHSHACNDAKCNIDKDGGKVQEPVA, from the exons atgcc aCTTTTCCCAATAGTTTTGTGggcacaaaaaaaagagtGCATATATCTTACCATAGAATTACAAGATGCAGAAGATCTAAAAATAGACTTAAAAGAAGatagtttatatttttatggaactaaagaaaaaaatgaatatgaatttaatctaaattttttaaagccAATAAATGTCGATGAATCAAAATATACTACAAAGAGAaacattaaatttaaaataataaaaaaagaaaaagaaagatGGAAAACTATAAATAACGACGGAAAAAAACATTGGATAAAATGTGACTGGAACTCTTGGGTTGATACTGATGAAGAAGATAAAACAACTGAATATGATGACATGGCTATGAATAGTTTTGGTGGTATGGGAGGCTTACCAGATATGAGCCAATTTGGCGGCATGGGAGGTATGGGAGGAATGGGCGGCTTAGGAGGCATGGGTGGCATGGGAGGCTTAGGCGGTATGGGAGGTATGGGAGATATCGATTTTAGTAAATTAGGTAATATGGGAGGTGATATGTCTAATCTTGCAGGATTAGGAGGAATGGatcaatttaaaaatatgccaAATATGAATGATGACGATTCAAGTTCTTATGGCGATGATTCAAGTGATGAGgatgatgatgaagatgatgatacaaataaaagtGATGCAGACCATTCCCATGCATGCAATGATGCTAAATGCAATATAGATAAAGATGGTGGAAAAGTGCAAGAACCAGTTgcttaa
- a CDS encoding glucose-6-phosphate dehydrogenase-6-phosphogluconolactonase, putative encodes MEFENFLKCLDEIKSVNNVKYMETEDLADFNKKSAYYICKEIHEKQLTNEGGYVVIGLSGGKTPIDVYKNMCAIKDIQIDKNKLIFFIIDERYKPDDHKFSNYNNIKFLFDELNINKETQLYKPDTKKDLVSCIKDYNEQIKSMLEKYKKIDIAILGMGSDFHIASLFPNVYYNIYMNNYQNNYIYEDNETIRSLHPDNNVNLSLLNEHVYFTTTNNFDVRKRITVSLNVLSNSTNKIFLLNTADKLNLWKNMLLNFYVNPNYNLYPAFKVIDSNNTTVIACGHKNYSKMLEDLYVQKPDTLSLSSDNRVENKNELLTAVIFGCSGDLAKKKIYPALFKLFCNNLLPKNILIIGFARTEQDFESFFNKISVYLKTSLNSYKNLSVFEKVERLNSFKSKCRYFIGNYLSPESFEKFNVYITEEEKVALGCCGQKNNEKHKQVDATSQSPNNLTNINATNNINNECESSAPTDSLKRCPYSSGYGNTSGTTVCPHSSYHAVKSSNTKCPYLSSHANISVNSGCPYISHHANKYGNSGCPYTITRMLYLALPPHIFVSTLENYKKHCLNKNRINKILLEKPFGKDLESFKILSKQILEAFPEKNIYRIDHYLGKDMVSGLLKLKFTNTFLLSLMNRHFIKCIKITLKETKGVYGRGQYFDPYGIIRDVMQNHMLQLLTLITMEHPTDLNDKSIQNEKIKILKSIASIKLEDTVIGQYIKSNNDDTNNSENANIDKSKINHSYLDDPHVDPNSITPTFCACVLYINSVNWHGVPIIFKTGKALNNDICEIKIQFHNIMGSSDESMYNNEFVIILQPVEGIYLKLMIKKMGSEEMEEVQLNLSLNENNNNNKPYVPEAYETLLLECYKGYKRKFISDEELYESWRIFTPLLNELQEKNIKPLSYPFGSSGPQEAYDLIKKYYNYGKNYETTAKFCRKSSYYDDSLFDNMRG; translated from the coding sequence atggagTTCgagaattttttaaaatgcttagatgaaataaaaagtgtGAACAATGTGAAATATATGGAGACCGAAGATTTAGCAGactttaataaaaagtcGGCATATTACATTTGCAAAGAAATACATGAGAAACAATTAACTAATGAAGGTGGGTATGTAGTTATAGGTTTATCAGGTGGAAAAACGCCTATAgatgtttataaaaatatgtgtgcaataaaagatatacaaattgataaaaataaattaattttttttataattgatGAAAGATATAAACCTGATGATCATAAATTtagtaattataataatataaaattcttatttgatgaattaaatattaataaagaaaCCCAATTATATAAACCCGATACAAAAAAGGATCTTGTTAGTTGTATAAAAGATTATAatgaacaaattaaaagcatgctagaaaaatataaaaagataGATATTGCAATATTAGGTATGGGGAGTGATTTCCATATAGCTAGTTTATTCCcaaatgtatattataatatatatatgaataattatcaaaataattatatatatgaagacAATGAAACAATAAGGTCATTACATCCTGATAATAATGTTAATTTAAGTTTACTAAATGAGcatgtatattttacaacaacaaataattttgatgtAAGAAAAAGAATTACAGTATCACTTAACGTATTGTCAAATTcgacaaataaaatatttttattaaatacagcagataaattaaatttatggaaaaatatgctcttaaatttttatgttaatCCTAACTATAATCTATATCCAGCATTTAAGGTTATCGACTCTAACAATACAACGGTCATAGCATGTggtcataaaaattattcaaaaatgTTAGAAGATTTATATGTTCAAAAACCTGATACACTTTCCCTGAGCAGTGATAATCGTGTAgagaataaaaatgaattgcTAACAGCAGTTATATTTGGATGCTCTGGCGATTtggcaaaaaaaaaaatatatccagccttgtttaaattattttgtaataatttgttaccaaaaaatatattaataatcgGTTTCGCAAGAACAGAACAAGATTTCGAATccttttttaacaaaatatctgtatatttaaaaacgTCATTAAAcagttataaaaatttatctgTTTTTGAAAAAGTCGAACGCTtaaattcttttaaaaGCAAATGTCGATATTTTATTGGAAACTATTTATCTCCGGAAAGTTTTGAAAAGtttaatgtatatataaccGAGGAAGAGAAGGTAGCATTGGGATGCTGTGGTCAGaagaataatgaaaaacaCAAGCAAGTGGATGCCACTTCACAATCCCCTAATAATCTTACTAACATAAATGCTaccaataatataaataatgaatgtGAGTCATCAGCACCTACCGATTCTCTCAAAAGGTGCCCATACAGTTCAGGTTATGGCAATACATCTGGTACCACTGTATGTCCTCATAGTTCATACCACGCTGTTAAGTCTAGTAATACTAAATGCCCATACCTTTCAAGCCATGCCAATATATCTGTTAATTCTGGATGCCCATACATTTCACACCATGCTAATAAATATGGTAATTCGGGGTGCCCTTATACTATCACTAGAATGCTTTACTTAGCCTTACCACCCCATATCTTTGTGAGCACAttggaaaattataaaaaacactgcttaaataaaaatcgaATCAACAAGATACTACTTGAAAAGCCATTTGGAAAAGACTTGgaatcatttaaaatattatcgaAACAAATATTAGAAGCATTTCctgaaaaaaacatatatagaaTTGATCATTATTTAGGAAAAGATATGGTTTCAGGGTTATTAAAActaaaatttacaaatacatttttgCTATCTTTAATGAACAggcattttataaaatgcataaaaataactttaaaagaaacaaaagGAGTATATGGAAGAGGACAGTATTTCGATCCATACGGAATTATAAGAGATGTTATGCAAAATCATATGCTACAATTACTGACGTTAATAACTATGGAACATCCAACAgatttaaatgataaatctatacaaaatgaaaaaataaaaatattaaaatctATAGCTTCAATAAAATTAGAAGATACTGTTATAGGgcaatatattaaatcaaataatgatgatacAAATAATTCTGAAAATGCCAATATAGATAAATCTAAAATAAACCATAGTTATCTTGATGATCCACATGTAGATCCAAATTCAATAACCCCTACATTTTGTGCATgcgttttatatattaattcaGTAAATTGGCATGGTGTcccaataatatttaaaacagGAAAGGCactaaataatgatatatgcgaaattaaaattcaatttcataatattatggGTTCATCTGACGAAAGtatgtataataatgaatttgtaattattttacaacCTGTAGAAGGAATATATCTAAAacttatgataaaaaaaatgggtTCTGAAGAAATGGAAGAAGTGCAATTAAATCTAAGccttaatgaaaataataacaataataaaccATATGTTCCAGAAGCTTATGAAactttattattagaaTGCTATAAAggatataaaagaaaatttatcTCAGATGaagaattatatgaatCTTGGAGAATATTTACCCCTCTATTAAATGAGTTACAAGAAAAGAATATCAAGCCTCTATCTTACCCATTTGGATCATCAGGACCCCAAGAAGCATATGAcctcataaaaaaatattacaattaTGGAAAAAACTATGAAACAACTGCTAAATTTTGCAGAAAATCATCTTACTATGATGATAGCTTGTTTGACAATATGAGgggataa
- a CDS encoding SNF1-related serine/threonine protein kinase KIN, putative codes for MINIGNAIKKTYLPKKEKKHASEILLSKHKIENNIFCRNNKLQKGHLEIKNKNRNIRHQFQPAKANKTHSINKINNEGLHMNAKLKEKNTNNILIGSNVTTTHFNNTPITSKAPKCASKKRICKHIPIDKKLNPNKEKLKSYANDAQGNFGNSPQFLREFEKIKRNSPIEHGNMHKNVGKGKRNEIYKTKKNCQSLQNNPNSEIFQNSRSHYIDGIFHKIEKLKRDNYPIMAPSNFKNKLTINHSLKYKYTEEWNEEENKNNNNVQGYEFEKDEKNSSNKDAYSRYKKRKNNQNEKYDQKLTLSNIILKKKWISSDIIERIISENSQPDGQIKKSSNENIPKNDTPIIEVSQWKRFPDEISQSRDPLIETSNFEKPLHGPTKCADSSNFSCKLSDKFSETISTKLEWDENENLKNEDTMKNKNELNKVEEHDYTIRNTSTTTTYRQYKIIIVKSNNIEVGNYIIIKNIGKGTFGKVCLGMHTYTYEIVAIKILNKKKLLRIISYDKILREIKIHKKINHNHICRFYEVHENKNNIYMILEYLGNGDLLAYICKNNNINENIAKRILYQLISAIEYLHKINIVHRDLKPENILLDHNNNIKLIDFGLSTIYSKNNFLQTSCGSPFYTPPEILLGKKYNPELTDVWSLGIILFLLLNKKLPFNHNDINKLFQQIIKGLMQFEPYVSINAKNLIQNMLNVNCKNRYNLNQIKNHIWFSNYNAKKDVYLNCNQACNLMDCNTCIYIHIIKDSKYYNNFLINRVNKIYNLDKYMILKELKNEEQNCIKTTYYLLLNKMVKILSKTNYLYSHYIFIKKETDSEILISDDGSRSISLKDNNEFPNFIPFNNFDNLGTFDFLDLSKIKNHANQMKNQSNGISGNVEQINTHSLLLMQRKEKYSPLHINKTQAPTNCYHYKQPKCRLIKNQRKASLFSGKQVSSNYPKKCITNPDKVLKENVDKKINKK; via the coding sequence atgataaatattgGCAATGCTATTAAAAAGACATATTTGCctaagaaagaaaaaaaacatgccTCTGAAATTTTGCTAagtaaacataaaatagaaaataatattttttgtaggAACAATAAACTTCAAAAAGGCCATCTagaaataaagaataaaaatagaaatataaGGCACCAATTTCAACCTGCAAAAGCTAATAAAACACAtagtattaataaaataaacaatgaAGGTTTGCATATGAATgctaaattaaaagaaaaaaatacaaataatatattaataggTTCTAATGTTACTACAACACATTTTAACAATACCCCTATTACTAGTAAAGCCCCGAAATGCGCGtctaaaaaaagaatatgcAAACACATTCCtatagataaaaaattaaatcccaataaagaaaaattaaaatcatATGCAAATGATGCACAAGGCAATTTTGGAAACTCTCCCCAATTTTTAAGagaatttgaaaaaataaaaagaaattctCCAATTGAACATggtaatatgcataaaaatgtaGGAAAAGGTAAAAggaatgaaatatataagacCAAGAAAAATTGTCAAAGCTTACAAAATAATCCTAATAGtgaaatttttcaaaatagtAGAAGCCATTATATAGATggtatttttcataaaatcgaaaaattaaaaagggaTAACTATCCTATTATGGCACcatcaaattttaaaaataaattaaccATCAACCattcattaaaatataaatataccgAGGAATGGAATGAggaagaaaacaaaaataataataatgtacaAGGGTATGAATTTGAAAaagacgaaaaaaatagttcTAATAAAGATGCCTATtcaagatataaaaaaagaaaaaacaatcaaaatgaaaaatatgatcaAAAGTTAACACTaagtaatataatattgaaaaaaaaatggattaGTTCAGATATTATTGAAAGAATTATATCCGAAAATAGTCAACCTGATGGacagataaaaaaaagttcaaatgaaaatattccaAAAAATGATACCCCAATAATAGAAGTTTCACAATGGAAAAGATTTCCTGATGAGATATCCCAATCGAGGGACCCTCTCATAGAAACAtctaattttgaaaaaccATTACACGGACCAACAAAATGTGCCGATTCCTCCAACTTCTCCTGCAAATTATCAGACAAATTTTCCGAGACAATTTCAACAAAATTAGAGTgggatgaaaatgaaaatttgaaaaatgagGATACTATGAAAAACAAGAACGAATTAAACAAGGTTGAAGAACATGATTATACAATTCGAAATACTTCAACCACGACTACATATagacaatataaaataataatcgtAAAAAGCAATAACATAGAAGTAGGAAActacataataataaaaaatatagggAAAGGTACATTTGGAAAAGTGTGTCTAGgaatgcatacatatacatatgaaaTAGttgcaataaaaatattaaataagaaaaaattattacgTATAATTagttatgataaaatattaagggaaataaaaatccataaaaaaataaatcataatCATATATGTCGTTTTTATGAAGtacatgaaaataaaaataatatatatatgatattaGAATATTTAGGAAATGGAGATTTGctagcatatatatgtaaaaataataatataaatgaaaacatTGCGAAAAGGATATTATACCAATTAATAAGTGCTATagaatatttacataaaataaatatagtacATAGAGATTTAAAAccagaaaatatattattggatcataataataatattaaattaatcGATTTTGGTTTATCAACAATATATagtaaaaacaattttttacaaacatCATGTGGATCCCCTTTTTATACGCCTCcagaaatattattaggAAAGAAATACAATCCTGAATTAACAGATGTTTGGTCTTTAGGTATAatcctttttttgttactcaataaaaaattaccaTTTAAtcataatgatataaacaaattatttcaacaaattataaaaggGTTAATGCAATTCGAACCGTATGTGTCtataaatgcaaaaaatcTTATTCAAAACATGCTCAATgtaaattgtaaaaatagatataatttaaatcagATCAAAAATCATATTTGGTTTTCTAACTATAATGCTAAAAAGGATGTGTACTTAAATTGCAATCAAGCATGCAATTTAATGGATTGTAATacttgcatatatatacatataattaaagacagtaaatattataacaattttttaattaatagagtgaataaaatatacaacttagataaatatatgatattaaaagaattaaaaaatgaagaacaaaattgtattaaaaCAACATATTATCTTTTGTTGAACAAAATggttaaaattttatcaaaaactAATTACTTATATTCgcactatatttttataaaaaaagaaacagaTTCAGAAATCTTAATTTCTGATGATGGTTCTCGATCCATTAGTCTAAAAGACAATAATGAGTTCCCTAATTTTATaccatttaataattttgataacTTAGGAACTTTCGATTTTTTGGATctttcaaaaattaaaaatcatgctaatcaaatgaaaaatcaAAGCAATGGAATTAGTGGAAATGTAGAACAAATTAATACACACAGTTTATTACTAATGCAacgaaaagaaaaatatagtccattacatataaataaaacacaaGCACCAACAAATTGCTACCATTATAAACAACCCAAATGTagattaataaaaaatcaaagaAAAGCTTCGTTATTTTCTGGCAAACAAGTTAGTAGCAACTATcctaaaaaatgtattactAACCCCGATAAAGTGCTTAAAGAAAatgttgataaaaaaattaacaaaaaatag
- a CDS encoding aminopeptidase P, putative, translating into MRINSLIYANLLFTAIHANFFTKGNKANYVSAYINTLHRHNNNDNKHNTEDSNKINVTNTGKSQDQLNNYFSRRFYTIQNKNQYLREGKRSSTDDNLTNYNMESSNEQNNQMMGGDSYKERLQKLKKYMGDHNIDVYILINSDAHNSEIINDQDKKIYYLTNYSGADGILILTKDQQIIYVNALYELQATKELDTKFFDLKIGRITNKDEIFQTIADLEFNTIAFDGKNTSVSFYEKLKNKLKFQYPDKQIQEKFIYKDSINKIVKDKNINLYVLESPLVTVPNDNVNKKPVFIYDREFGGACAAQKIQEASDFFDENPDVDSMLLSELDEIAYLLNLRGYDYVYSPLFYSYVYLKYNREKGRIDEIILFAKTENIKENVLAHLDRIHVKLMDYDSVVSFLTKNVSTKTANITRYNENNLLLSSLQGNSNPRYDISLSPHINLMVYMLFNKEKVLLKKSPIVDMKAVKNYVEMDSIKEAHVLDGLALLQFFHWCDEKRKTKELFKETEISLRNKIDYFRSTKKNFIFPSFSTISAIGPNSAVIHYESTEETNAKITPSIYLLDSGGQYLYGTTDVTRTTHFGEPNADEKKLYTLVLKGHLSLRKVIFASYTNSMALDFLARQPLYNHFLDYNHGTGHGVGICLNVHEGGCSISPAAGTPLKESMVLSNEPGYYWADHFGIRIENMQFVVTKKQTDDTTFLTFNDLTLYPYEKKLLDYSLLTPQEIADINEYHLTIRNTLLPRIKENPSEYDKGVEQYLMEITEPISH; encoded by the coding sequence atgcgTATAAATTCGCTTATATATGCTAATTTGTTGTTTACGGCTATCCATGCAAATTTCTTTACCAAAGGAAATAAGGCAAATTACGTATCAGCTTATATAAACACACTCCATcgtcataataataatgataacaaGCACAATACAGAAGATAgcaacaaaataaatgttaCTAACACAGGAAAATCTCAAGACCAATTAAACAACTATTTTTCTAGAAGATTTTATACTATTCAAAACAAAAATCAATATTTAAGAGAAGGAAAGAGGAGCTCAACGGACGATAATTTAACCAACTACAATATGGAATCTTCTAATGAACAAAACAATCAAATGATGGGTGGGGATTCGTATAAAGAGAGACTTCAaaagttgaaaaaatatatgggtGATCATAATATTGATGTTTATATCCTAATAAATAGTGATGCACACAATTCtgaaattataaatgatcaagataaaaaaatttattatctaACTAATTATAGTGGTGCTGATggaatattaatattaacaaaagaccaacaaataatatatgtaaatgcTTTATATGAATTACAAGCTACTAAAGAATTAGATACAAAATTCTTTGATCTTAAAATTGGTAGAATAACAAACAAAGATGaaatttttcaaacaaTTGCTGATCTTGAATTTAATACTATTGCTTttgatggaaaaaatacaagcgtttctttttatgaaaaactaaaaaataaattaaaatttcaaTACCCTGATAAACAAATTCAAgaaaaattcatatataaagattctattaataaaattgttaaagataaaaatattaatttatatgtattagaATCACCATTAGTTACTGTACCAAACgataatgtaaataaaaagccagtatttatatatgatagAGAATTTGGTGGCGCTTGTGCTGCACAAAAAATTCAAGAAGCTTCTGATTTTTTTGACGAAAACCCTGATGTAGATTCTATGCTACTTTCTGAACTCGATGAAATAGCTTACTTGTTAAATTTAAGAGGTTATGATTACGTATACTCtcctttattttattcctaCGTATATCTTAAATACAATAGAGAGAAAGGGAGAATTGATGAAATCATTTTATTCGCTAAAactgaaaatattaaagaaaatgtaTTGGCCCATTTAGATAGAATACATGTAAAGCTTATGGATTATGACTCCgttgtttcatttttaacaaaaaatgtctCAACCAAAACCGCAAACATCACAAggtataatgaaaataaccTTCTTCTAAGCAGCTTACAGGGAAATAGCAATCCACGATATGATATATCTCTAAGTCCACATATCAACTTAATGGTATATATGCTTTTTAACAAAGAAAAAgttttattgaaaaaatcaCCAATTGTAGATATGAAAGCagttaaaaattatgtagaAATGGACAGCATTAAAGAAGCTCATGTTTTAGATGGTTTAGctttattacaatttttccACTGGTGTGAtgagaaaagaaaaactaaagaattatttaagGAAACAGAAATATCTTTAAGAAACAAAATCGACTATTTTAGATCAACCAAAAAGAATTTTATATTCCCATCTTTCTCAACTATATCAGCTATAGGTCCTAACTCTGCTGTTATTCATTATGAATCTACAGAAGAAACTAATGCTAAAATCACACCAagtatttatttactaGACTCTGGAGgacaatatttatatggaaCAACAGACGTAACAAGAACAACCCATTTTGGTGAACCAAATgctgatgaaaaaaaattatatacctTAGTTTTAAAAGGACATTTAAGCTTAAGAAAAGTTATCTTTGCTAGCTATACTAATTCAATGGCTTTAGATTTCTTAGCACGTCAACCattatataatcattttctAGATTATAATCATGGAACTGGTCATGGTGTTGGTATATGCCTAAATGTACATGAAGGTGGATGCTCTATTTCCCCAGCTGCTGGAACACCATTAAAAGAAAGTATGGTACTTTCTAATGAACCAGGATATTATTGGGCAGACCACTTTGGTATTAGAATTGAAAATATGCAATTTGTAGTCACTAAAAAACAAACAGATGATACCACATTTTTAACTTTTAATGATTTAACGCTTTACCCATatgaaaagaaattatTAGACTATTCTTTATTAACCCCTCAAGAAATTGCAGATATTAACGAATACCACTTAACAATTAGAAATACTTTATTACCAAGAATCAAAGAAAATCCATCAGAATATGATAAAGGAGTAGAACAATATTTGATGGAAATAACCGAACCAATTTCACATTAA
- a CDS encoding RNA-binding protein, putative, translating to MDSLYGDLPPPVSTKNNNVKNNDNNNSSGEVKSDNYIELNKYLITPSIIQKKIANIKNVNKELEIGKADENPTKNNNIDNNGENSDVKKNDSKKIEIININQSIQDDLKKISGMLKKMHHGAQDENALANKRSYQEKLSNRDLYGDIKSSKLYEGFKSNNLNRDFKNSGENATDELYDKYFIANANEDYDPSKPNDLNKIIKERKRKKIILLAAHKKKMEKEKENERHQMENNMFPFMQDEQKLINNINDKNDKKIKIKPLIGDHSISQKRIGTNGLNDNKMDDQKNIYNNLYENNNMPNTIESKDITAQNSNENVNEQAPVKKDFATRMMEKMGWKKGEGLGKDKQGIKAPLILQKVDKRSGVIVQAPIILKKTELANEKNNDSYDDEADAANSANNTVTRIIQLTNLVTIDEVDDTLKEEIEEEGSKFGNLLNINIVTDPNLLDALAVKIYCEYESSDQAKNAFNTFKERTFAGRKVKVSFVNEQEYLSQEQNK from the coding sequence atggatAGCTTATATGGTGATTTGCCTCCTCCAGTTTCTACCAAAAATAACAATGTAAAAaacaatgataataataattcttcCGGCGAAGTAAAAAgtgataattatattgaaCTAAATAAGTATTTAATAACCCCATCTATAATTCAAAAGAAAATTgcaaacataaaaaatgtgaataAAGAACTTGAAATTGGGAAAGCGGATGAAAACCCCAcaaagaataataatattgataataatgGCGAAAATAGtgatgtaaaaaaaaatgattcgaaaaaaatagaaattataaatataaatcagTCTATTCAAGATGACCTAAAAAAGATTAGCGGCATgctgaaaaaaatgcatcATGGAGCTCAGGATGAAAATGCTTTAGCTAATAAAAGAAGCTACCAAGAAAAACTATCCAATCGAGATTTGTATGGGGATATAAAGAGTAGCAAATTGTATGAAGGATTCAAAAgtaacaatttaaatagAGACTTTAAGAATTCAGGTGAAAATGCTACAGACGagttatatgataaatactTCATTGCAAATGCTAATGAAGATTATGACCCTAGCAAGCCaaatgatttaaataaaattataaaagaaagaaaaaggaaaaaaattattttgctagctgcacacaaaaaaaaaatggaaaaagaaaaggaaaatgaAAGACATCAAATGGAAAACAATATGTTCCCATTTATGCAAGATgaacaaaaattaataaataatataaatgataaaaatgataaaaaaataaaaattaaaccCTTAATAGGAGACCATTCTATATCACAAAAACGGATAGGAACTAATGGACtgaatgataataaaatggatgatcaaaaaaatatttataataatttatatgaaaataacaaCATGCCAAACACAATAGAAAGTAAAGACATAACTGCACAAAACTCAAACGAAAATGTTAATGAACAAGCACCTGTGAAAAAAGATTTTGCTACAAGAATGATGGAAAAAATGGGTTGGAAAAAAGGTGAAGGTTTAGGAAAAGATAAACAAGGTATTAAAGCTCCATTAATTTTGCAAAAGGTCGATAAAAGAAGTGGTGTCATAGTGCAAGCCCCCATTATTTTGAAGAAAACGGAACTAgctaatgaaaaaaataacgatTCGTATGATGATGAAGCCGACGCAGCTAATTCCGCTAATAACACAGTTACTCGAATTATCCAACTAACCAATCTTGTCACTATTGATGAAGTTGATGATACATTAAAAGAAGAAATCGAAGAAGAGGGATCAAAATTTggaaatttattaaatataaacattgtTACAGATCCAAATTTATTGGATGCTCTTGctgttaaaatatattgtgaATACGAATCGAGCGACCAAGCAAAAAATGCATTCAACACATTTAAAGAAAGAACATTTGCTGGTAGAAAAGTCAAAGTTTCTTTTGTGAATGAACAAGAATATTTATCACAGgagcaaaataaataa
- a CDS encoding tRNA intron endonuclease, putative, giving the protein MTNRIAKREIVYNDLNNHFVVINDIKYGSDFALYKESVDHEHAFALVFVKDESSILTDKEKIIISRICESVKKRGIIAYVDDHTKTIKYEELTRNKK; this is encoded by the exons atgaCTAATAGAATTGCAAAAAGagaaattgtatataacGATTTAAATAACCATTTTGTTGTAATAAATGACATAAAGTATGGATCTGATTTTGCACTATATAAAG aGAGTGTGGACCACGAACATGCCTTTGCTCTCGTTTTTGTAAAAGACGAATCTTCAATTTTAACTGAtaaggaaaaaattatcatttctAGAATATGTGAAAGTGTTAAGAAAAGg GGAATAATTGCATATGTAGATGATCACACCAAGACAATTAAATATGAGGAATTAACCaggaacaaaaaataa